GAGAGTAGACGTCGTAGACATCGGCTCCCTCGACCGGCGCCTCCGGCGGACTACCGTAGCTGCGCCGGCCCCAGGTTCGGGCCGCGGGCTGTGCCGGATCGTCGGCGAATGGGTCGCGCGGGAGGCGGCGCATGAAGAAGAACCGCTTCCCGCTCGGGTCGCTCTTGTTTTCGACGCCCTGGGTGAGATCCTCAAGGCGCTTC
The sequence above is drawn from the Candidatus Hydrogenedentota bacterium genome and encodes:
- a CDS encoding general secretion pathway protein GspG, whose product is KRLEDLTQGVENKSDPSGKRFFFMRRLPRDPFADDPAQPAARTWGRRSYGSPPEAPVEGADVYDVYSLSAGIGLNGIPYREW